In Deinococcus apachensis DSM 19763, the genomic window AGCCCTGACGCGCCGGGTGCTGACGGGCCAGAAGATCCTCTCCGAGCGCACCGCGAACAACCTGTCGAACCTGCGCGGGATGCTGACCCTGCTGGACCGCGCCACGACGAAGGAACTCGCCGGTCAGGCCCTGACGACCGACGAGTACGATCAACTGCGCTACTTCGGCGGCTGGCTGGAGCAGCTCAAGCTCGCCAGCACCGACCCCGAGCAGGAGGGCGGGCCGGAAGGCACCCCCGAGTTCGACGAGACCCCCTACGCGGCGGTCGTGGCCGACGTGGCGACCGACGGCGGGAACGGGCGGGTGCTGGAGGAGGCGACCGGAACCATCCAAGAGCTGTACGCGGTCGTGCCCGACGGACGCGGTGGACTTCAGGTCGCGCGCGGCGGCGTGTACTCGCAGTACGAGTTCACGGTGCCTCTCTCAGGCCGCCTGACCGACGAGGCGTGGCGCGCCAGGCTCAAAGCCGGTCAGGTCCCGTCCCCCCACCCGTGGCTGAGCGGCGTCGTGGTGAAGTGACCGGGTGGAGGAGCCTCCTCGCCCTGGCCGCGACGCTGTCCCTGACCTCGGGTGGGCGGGAGGCGCCCCCGCTTACCCTCGCGCTGGCGGGCGACGTGAGCCTGGCGCGTGGCGTGGCGGAGGCGAATGCAGGGAACTGGGGGGCGGCGCTCTCCGGTGTGGCAGCGGCTCTGCGGGCGGACGCGACCTACGGGAATCTGGAGTCGCCCCTTACGACGGCGCCCCATCCGGGAGTAGGGCTGGATCTGCGCGCTCCCCCTGCAGGCGTGGCGGCACTGACGGCCTTTACTCAGCTGGGCGTGGAGAACAACCACGCGGAGGACGGCGGCGTTGCGGGGCAGGCCGAGAGCCGGGGAACTCTGCGCCGCGCCGGGATCACCCCCATCACCCTCGGCCCGACGGTCACCCGAGTCCGGGGAGTCCCCGTCGCCTGGGTCGCCTTTCTGGACGACGGGCAGACGCCACCACCGCTCGCCGCCATCCGGGAAGGCGCACGACGGGCGAGATTTGTCGTTGTAGGCGTTCATTGGGGCGCGGAATACAGCCCCGTCACCGCGCGGCAACGAACCCTCGCCCGGCACCTCGCGGCAGCGGGGGCGACGCTGATCGTGGGGAGCGGGCCGCATGTCCTTCAGGGCAGCGAGCGTTTGGGCGGAACCCTGGTGCTGTACAGTCTGGGCAACCTGCTCTTCGACCAGCCGTACCCGGACACGTGGCTGGGTGCGGTCGTGCGGGTGGGGATTGAGGCGGACGACCTGCGGCCCTGCGCCGTCCCTACCCGCTCCCGGTCGGGCCGCGTCACCCTGGCCACGGCGGGGGAACGCCGCA contains:
- a CDS encoding CapA family protein — translated: MTGWRSLLALAATLSLTSGGREAPPLTLALAGDVSLARGVAEANAGNWGAALSGVAAALRADATYGNLESPLTTAPHPGVGLDLRAPPAGVAALTAFTQLGVENNHAEDGGVAGQAESRGTLRRAGITPITLGPTVTRVRGVPVAWVAFLDDGQTPPPLAAIREGARRARFVVVGVHWGAEYSPVTARQRTLARHLAAAGATLIVGSGPHVLQGSERLGGTLVLYSLGNLLFDQPYPDTWLGAVVRVGIEADDLRPCAVPTRSRSGRVTLATAGERRTALARLGIPTCPGTR